From one Streptomyces sp. R41 genomic stretch:
- a CDS encoding ABC transporter permease: MSGTTTGTVEQAAPTGVEPPARGQGSRTAAVLALARFEARELLLQIPVFVFLVLYVGYTGWTTFNGREGMDDYPVLQDVDRSTQTGPLLLGIALFVCVNRAVLRSRRQGTDRHFDVLVMEPWRRTVAHALSVVPFAAGTALVVALQFTWAALKPGAVGHGSPAELAVGPLAILLSGTLGVLLARLIRSAFGAPLFVIGAYVVTILAANASGDAHWVRWLSPAVSEEGADPFPSDLLGRPAAWHALYLAGLVVFLLCVAVLVGGGRTRVIKAVTALALAATAAGVAGQSPGDSAGLIAARAKASATPEKVQSCVAHGTSTYCAYPEWTGRTADWAEVVARVQSLAGGAARGERLTVRQRVDSRYGLEGAAALDPAGTPGVVTVGTRWGGNRIPEFAVGVASVLVAGDEESSGEGCDARAVTIMWLALASESDPMTVFRHIRLDDSVKGSGVSLAPTNPVYLSAEQTRIVRELLHKPRYSVIPKVRAHWAELTSAKTSTARVAQLLGVPAAGAGAEDAKRCQQ, encoded by the coding sequence ATGAGCGGCACCACCACCGGCACGGTCGAGCAGGCGGCTCCCACGGGGGTGGAGCCGCCTGCTCGAGGACAGGGATCGAGGACGGCCGCCGTCCTCGCCCTCGCCCGCTTCGAGGCACGCGAACTGCTGCTGCAGATACCGGTGTTCGTCTTCCTCGTGCTGTACGTCGGCTACACCGGCTGGACGACGTTCAACGGCCGCGAAGGCATGGACGACTACCCGGTCCTCCAGGACGTCGACCGGTCCACCCAGACCGGCCCGCTACTCCTCGGCATCGCGCTGTTCGTCTGCGTCAACCGCGCCGTGCTGCGTTCCCGCAGGCAGGGCACCGACCGGCACTTCGACGTGCTGGTCATGGAGCCGTGGCGGCGTACGGTGGCGCACGCGCTGTCCGTCGTGCCCTTCGCCGCCGGCACGGCCCTCGTCGTCGCCCTCCAGTTCACCTGGGCGGCGCTGAAGCCGGGCGCGGTCGGCCACGGCTCGCCCGCCGAACTGGCCGTGGGCCCGCTGGCGATCCTTCTGTCCGGCACCCTCGGCGTCCTGCTCGCACGGCTGATCCGCTCCGCCTTCGGCGCACCGCTCTTCGTGATCGGCGCCTATGTCGTCACGATCCTCGCGGCCAATGCCTCGGGCGACGCGCACTGGGTGCGCTGGCTGTCCCCGGCCGTCTCGGAGGAGGGGGCCGACCCGTTCCCCTCCGACCTGCTGGGCCGCCCGGCCGCCTGGCACGCGCTGTATCTGGCGGGGCTCGTGGTGTTCCTGCTCTGCGTCGCGGTCCTGGTCGGCGGCGGTCGTACGCGCGTCATCAAGGCGGTGACCGCCCTCGCCCTCGCCGCCACGGCCGCCGGCGTAGCCGGGCAGTCCCCGGGCGACTCGGCCGGTCTGATCGCGGCCCGCGCGAAGGCCTCCGCCACGCCGGAGAAGGTGCAGTCGTGCGTCGCGCACGGCACGTCGACGTACTGCGCCTACCCCGAGTGGACCGGCCGCACCGCCGACTGGGCCGAGGTCGTCGCCCGCGTCCAGTCCCTCGCGGGCGGCGCCGCCCGGGGCGAGCGGCTGACCGTACGGCAGCGGGTCGACTCCCGCTACGGACTGGAGGGCGCCGCCGCGCTCGACCCGGCCGGCACGCCGGGCGTGGTGACCGTCGGCACGCGGTGGGGCGGCAACCGGATCCCGGAGTTCGCGGTCGGCGTGGCCTCGGTCCTGGTGGCCGGCGACGAGGAGTCCAGTGGCGAAGGATGCGACGCCCGCGCGGTGACCATCATGTGGCTGGCGCTGGCCTCGGAGTCCGACCCGATGACCGTGTTCCGGCACATCCGCCTCGACGACAGCGTCAAGGGCTCCGGGGTCTCGCTCGCGCCCACGAACCCGGTCTATCTGAGCGCCGAACAGACCAGGATCGTACGGGAGTTGCTGCACAAGCCCCGCTACAGCGTCATCCCCAAGGTGCGGGCCCACTGGGCGGAACTCACCTCCGCGAAGACGTCGACGGCTCGGGTGGCCCAGCTGCTGGGAGTGCCGGCGGCGGGCGCGGGCGCCGAGGACGCGAAGAGGTGCCAGCAGTGA
- a CDS encoding ABC transporter ATP-binding protein, with protein MTPTVSASGLTLRYGGTVALDDVSLRLTEGVTGLLGPNGAGKTTLLRVLATAVPADRGAFTVLGHDPSTTAGRLDVRRALGYLPQTPGFHQDFSAFEFVDYVAILKELTDRGARHREVRRVLDAVDLSDVRSKRIKRLSGGMRQRVALAAALVGDPGFLVLDEPTVGLDPEQRMRFRELIAQAGEGRTVLLSTHQTEDVAMLCHRVIVMARGSVRFEGTPAELTARAAGRVWSSTERDPGARAGWRTGTGSFRNVGDPPEGADLLEPTLEDGYLLTLDGEPAEVAA; from the coding sequence ATGACCCCCACCGTCTCCGCATCCGGCCTGACCCTCCGCTACGGCGGGACCGTCGCCCTCGACGACGTCTCGCTGCGGCTGACCGAGGGCGTCACCGGGCTGCTCGGGCCCAACGGGGCCGGAAAGACCACCCTGTTGCGGGTGCTCGCCACCGCCGTGCCCGCCGACCGGGGGGCCTTCACGGTGCTCGGGCACGACCCGAGCACGACGGCCGGCCGCCTCGACGTGCGGCGCGCTCTGGGTTATCTGCCGCAGACGCCGGGGTTCCACCAGGACTTCTCGGCCTTCGAGTTCGTCGACTACGTGGCGATCCTGAAGGAGCTGACGGACCGCGGCGCCCGGCACCGGGAGGTGCGGCGCGTGCTCGACGCCGTCGACCTGTCCGACGTACGGAGCAAGCGCATCAAGAGGCTGTCCGGCGGTATGCGCCAGCGGGTCGCGCTGGCCGCCGCGCTCGTCGGCGACCCCGGTTTCCTCGTCCTCGACGAGCCGACCGTCGGCCTCGACCCCGAACAGCGCATGCGCTTTCGGGAGCTGATCGCCCAGGCCGGTGAAGGGCGGACGGTTCTGCTCTCCACCCACCAGACCGAGGACGTCGCGATGCTCTGCCACCGCGTGATCGTCATGGCCCGCGGAAGCGTCCGCTTCGAGGGCACGCCCGCCGAGCTGACCGCGCGGGCGGCGGGCCGGGTGTGGAGCAGCACGGAACGCGACCCGGGCGCGCGAGCCGGATGGCGTACGGGCACGGGCTCCTTCCGCAACGTCGGCGACCCGCCCGAGGGTGCCGACCTTCTCGAACCGACCCTGGAGGACGGCTACTTGCTCACCCTCGACGGCGAGCCCGCGGAGGTGGCGGCATGA
- a CDS encoding zf-HC2 domain-containing protein, with translation MDEADLRAYALGELTPPRLWSADTHLASCAQCREALAAVSDPAALDAGWERLDAELDAPRPGRLESLLVRVGVADHTARLLAATPVLRRSWLGAVAAVLVMTVLVANAVQSATSPSLFLALAPLLPLAGVALSYGPTLDPTYEMAVVSPMHGFRLLMIRTVAVLAIGLGLNGLATLALPSYGLRALAWLLPALALTGTGLALSARLGPVLAPSLVGGAWIGLLVAAQSTTETGGTLAPFTAAGQGVAGAVAALATGLLYLVRDRFDASRMSFAHFSGRGAA, from the coding sequence GTGGACGAAGCCGATCTCCGGGCCTACGCGCTGGGCGAGTTGACGCCCCCCCGGCTCTGGTCCGCCGACACCCACCTCGCCTCGTGTGCCCAGTGCCGGGAGGCGCTCGCCGCGGTGAGCGACCCTGCCGCGCTGGACGCCGGGTGGGAGCGGCTCGACGCCGAGCTGGACGCGCCGCGGCCGGGGAGGCTCGAGTCGCTGCTGGTGCGGGTCGGCGTCGCCGACCACACCGCGCGGCTGCTCGCGGCCACGCCCGTGCTGCGCCGCTCCTGGCTGGGCGCGGTCGCCGCCGTGCTGGTGATGACCGTGCTGGTGGCCAACGCGGTGCAGTCCGCGACCTCGCCCTCGCTGTTCCTGGCCCTCGCTCCGCTGCTCCCGCTCGCCGGGGTCGCGCTGTCGTACGGGCCCACGCTCGACCCGACGTACGAGATGGCCGTCGTGTCACCGATGCACGGGTTCCGGCTGCTGATGATCCGCACGGTCGCCGTACTGGCTATCGGCCTGGGTCTGAACGGCCTCGCGACCCTCGCACTGCCGTCGTACGGGCTGCGCGCACTGGCCTGGCTGCTGCCCGCGCTCGCCCTCACCGGCACCGGGCTCGCGCTGAGCGCCCGGCTGGGTCCGGTGCTCGCGCCCTCGCTGGTCGGCGGCGCGTGGATCGGCCTGCTGGTGGCGGCGCAGTCGACGACCGAGACGGGCGGCACGCTCGCGCCGTTCACGGCGGCCGGACAGGGCGTCGCCGGGGCGGTCGCGGCGCTCGCCACCGGGCTGCTCTATCTCGTACGGGACCGCTTCGACGCGTCGCGGATGTCTTTCGCCCACTTCTCGGGCAGGGGTGCCGCGTGA
- a CDS encoding RNA polymerase sigma factor has translation MRETRSDGELLRAIAADGDRRAFEELYRRYAPWLTARLRGRCADAGVVDDVVQETFLAVWRGTARYREEGDAAGWLWRIGSRRLIDTLRGDGARGRLRQALARLRHRDEDSAEERVLAGVEHGDLAGALTRLSPELRAVLQATVIDGLSTREAAVLLGIPPGTVKTRALRARKQLREALA, from the coding sequence GTGAGGGAAACGAGAAGCGACGGGGAGCTGCTGCGGGCCATCGCGGCGGACGGGGACCGTCGCGCCTTCGAGGAGCTGTACCGGCGGTACGCGCCGTGGCTGACCGCACGGCTGCGCGGCCGGTGCGCCGACGCCGGAGTCGTCGACGATGTCGTGCAGGAGACCTTCCTCGCCGTGTGGCGCGGCACGGCCCGCTACCGCGAGGAGGGCGACGCGGCCGGCTGGCTGTGGCGCATCGGCTCGCGACGACTGATCGACACCCTGCGCGGTGACGGCGCGCGCGGCCGGCTCCGGCAGGCACTGGCCCGCCTCCGGCACCGGGACGAGGACTCCGCCGAGGAGCGCGTGCTGGCCGGGGTCGAGCACGGAGACCTGGCGGGCGCGCTGACCCGGCTCTCGCCCGAACTGCGCGCGGTCCTCCAGGCCACGGTGATCGACGGGCTCAGCACCCGGGAAGCGGCCGTCCTGCTCGGCATACCCCCGGGCACGGTCAAGACGCGCGCACTGCGTGCACGCAAGCAGTTGCGGGAGGCACTGGCATGA
- a CDS encoding GntR family transcriptional regulator — MVEYRIDRRSGVATYVQIVQQTKQALRLGLLEPGDKLPTAREVVEATAINPNTVLKAYRELEREGLVEARRGLGTFVRKSLGTAPADSPLRAELDAWAVRARETGLQRDDVAALFTAVLDEQFSKGDHE; from the coding sequence GTGGTCGAGTACCGCATCGACCGGCGCAGCGGCGTCGCCACCTACGTCCAGATCGTCCAGCAGACGAAGCAAGCTCTTCGCCTGGGCCTCCTTGAACCGGGCGACAAGCTCCCCACGGCCCGCGAGGTCGTGGAAGCCACCGCCATCAATCCGAACACCGTCCTGAAGGCCTACCGCGAGCTGGAGCGGGAGGGCCTGGTCGAGGCCAGACGCGGCCTCGGCACCTTCGTACGGAAGTCGCTGGGCACCGCCCCGGCCGACTCGCCGCTGCGCGCCGAACTGGACGCGTGGGCGGTCAGGGCCCGCGAGACCGGGCTCCAGCGCGACGACGTGGCGGCGCTCTTCACCGCCGTACTCGATGAACAGTTCAGCAAGGGAGACCACGAATGA